A section of the Paenibacillus aurantius genome encodes:
- a CDS encoding extracellular solute-binding protein has product MPIQLKGITWNHTRGYVPMVATAQRFMEKHPGVEITWEKRSLQEFADAPIQTLIERYDLLVIDHPWAGFAAEHGALVDLAEHLPAEYLADQAAHSVGASHESYRFNGRQTALAIDAATPVASRRDDLMQQAGQEAPDTWEELLSLARTGRVVLPGIPIDSLMNFYMFCATLGEAPFREKEQVVGKETAGQALEMYRELVSLCTERIFGWNPIAVYEAMTSTDDYVYCPFAYGYSNYSRPGYAEKVLHFGDLVRLGHHGRLQSTLGGTGLSISAGCSNKELALQYAAYAADPVIQRTLYVESGGQPGHRGAWENEEVNRQAQDYFQNTLPALDRAYLRPRYDGYLYFQDHAGDVVQDYLKNGGSVDGVLKKLNQLYTQSLQGGKHL; this is encoded by the coding sequence ATGCCGATTCAACTGAAGGGGATTACCTGGAATCATACAAGGGGCTACGTACCGATGGTGGCGACCGCCCAGCGTTTTATGGAGAAGCATCCGGGCGTCGAGATCACGTGGGAGAAACGGTCTCTGCAGGAATTCGCCGACGCTCCGATTCAGACGCTCATCGAGCGTTACGACCTGCTGGTGATCGATCATCCGTGGGCCGGCTTCGCGGCCGAACACGGAGCGCTCGTTGATCTGGCCGAGCATCTGCCTGCGGAGTATCTCGCCGATCAAGCCGCTCACTCCGTAGGGGCCTCGCATGAAAGCTATCGCTTTAACGGACGCCAGACAGCCCTTGCCATCGATGCGGCTACTCCGGTGGCGTCGCGGCGGGACGACCTGATGCAGCAGGCGGGGCAAGAGGCTCCCGACACCTGGGAGGAGCTGCTCTCGCTTGCCCGTACGGGGCGTGTCGTGCTGCCGGGCATTCCCATCGACAGCCTCATGAATTTCTATATGTTCTGTGCAACCTTGGGCGAGGCTCCGTTTAGAGAGAAGGAGCAGGTCGTCGGGAAGGAAACGGCCGGACAGGCGCTCGAAATGTACCGCGAGCTCGTCAGTTTGTGTACGGAGCGCATCTTCGGCTGGAACCCGATCGCCGTTTATGAGGCCATGACGAGCACGGACGACTATGTCTACTGCCCTTTTGCCTACGGGTACTCCAATTATTCCCGTCCCGGCTATGCGGAAAAGGTGCTGCACTTCGGAGATCTGGTCCGCCTCGGCCATCACGGCAGGCTGCAAAGCACACTCGGGGGAACGGGGCTTTCGATTTCGGCAGGCTGTTCGAACAAGGAGCTGGCGCTCCAGTATGCGGCTTATGCAGCGGATCCGGTCATCCAGCGGACGTTGTATGTCGAAAGCGGAGGGCAGCCGGGCCACCGCGGGGCATGGGAGAACGAAGAGGTAAACCGGCAGGCCCAGGATTATTTTCAAAATACGCTTCCCGCACTGGATCGGGCTTACTTACGTCCCCGCTATGACGGTTATCTGTATTTTCAAGATCATGCCGGCGATGTGGTGCAGGACTATTTGAAGAACGGGGGCAGCGTAGACGGGGTGCTGAAGAAGCTGAACCAGTTATACACCCAGTCCTTGCAGGGAGGAAAGCATCTATGA
- a CDS encoding FadR/GntR family transcriptional regulator has translation MVQIKSVKRITVTEQIMEQIVQLIRSGELQAGQQLPNERDLAEQFGVTRGRVREALRALSLVGLITIKSGEGSFVNHRQEPIPSETIVWMFHNELDNLDEVYAARKLIESEVYLSAAVHTGPQDLQPLHEIIGKLKPLVGDEEPEAFLDELDRFDLHVGGICGNRIYAKLMQTIVYLRRETSLKLLCVPGAMENSLHNRSLLLQALEHGSLEQTRKAADAFFEESKEFYKHIGESE, from the coding sequence ATGGTGCAAATTAAATCCGTCAAGCGCATCACGGTAACCGAGCAAATCATGGAACAAATCGTGCAGCTGATCCGCTCCGGCGAGCTGCAGGCGGGACAACAGCTTCCAAATGAACGCGATCTGGCCGAGCAGTTCGGCGTCACCCGCGGACGCGTGCGCGAAGCGCTGAGGGCCCTGTCACTGGTTGGTCTGATCACGATCAAGTCCGGCGAAGGAAGCTTCGTCAATCACCGCCAGGAGCCGATTCCGTCCGAGACCATCGTGTGGATGTTCCACAACGAGCTGGACAATCTGGACGAGGTGTATGCGGCACGCAAGCTGATCGAGTCGGAGGTGTATTTATCGGCGGCCGTACACACCGGGCCGCAGGACCTGCAGCCCCTGCATGAGATCATAGGTAAGCTCAAACCGCTTGTCGGCGACGAAGAGCCGGAAGCCTTCCTGGATGAGCTGGACCGGTTCGATCTTCATGTCGGCGGCATATGCGGCAACCGCATCTACGCCAAGCTGATGCAGACGATCGTCTACTTGCGCAGGGAAACGAGCCTCAAGCTGCTCTGCGTGCCCGGCGCCATGGAGAACAGCCTACACAACCGCTCCCTGCTCCTCCAGGCGTTGGAGCATGGCAGCTTGGAGCAGACGCGGAAGGCGGCCGATGCTTTTTTCGAAGAGTCCAAGGAATTTTATAAGCATATCGGAGAATCCGAGTAA
- a CDS encoding MaoC family dehydratase, giving the protein MIRSLFFEDYEFGSTRQSMGRTITETDIVMHAGQTGDFYPHHMDAEWCRTQDFKQRIAHGTLVFSIGVGMTAGEINPEAMSYGYDRLRFILPVFIGDTITAKVTVKEKKDHHKRPEFGIVSELLEVTNQHGKTVLACEHLLLVKRKGAI; this is encoded by the coding sequence TTGATCCGTTCCTTATTTTTCGAAGACTATGAGTTTGGCTCAACCAGACAGTCGATGGGCAGAACGATTACCGAAACGGATATAGTGATGCACGCCGGACAAACCGGGGATTTCTACCCTCATCATATGGATGCCGAGTGGTGCCGGACGCAGGACTTTAAGCAGCGGATCGCGCACGGGACTCTGGTTTTCAGCATCGGGGTCGGCATGACGGCGGGAGAAATCAACCCGGAAGCCATGTCTTACGGGTATGACCGGCTGCGCTTCATCCTTCCGGTCTTTATAGGCGATACCATTACCGCAAAGGTCACCGTCAAGGAGAAGAAGGATCATCATAAGCGGCCGGAGTTCGGCATCGTAAGTGAGCTTCTGGAAGTAACCAATCAACACGGGAAAACGGTGCTGGCCTGCGAGCATCTGCTCCTGGTGAAGCGGAAAGGTGCGATCTAG
- a CDS encoding CaiB/BaiF CoA transferase family protein: protein MKPLSGLTVLDFSQFLSGPSAALRLADLGARVIKIERPDGGDLCRRLYISNLELDGDSTLFHSINRNKLSYSANLKDPADLEAVRGLIAQADVLIQNFRPGVMEKIGLHYEAVKQINPRIVYGLVTGYGKEGPWKDKPGQDLLVQALSGLTWLSGDADQGPVPFGLSVADMMAGAHLVQGILACLVRRGVTGEGGLVEVSLLESILDVQFEVLTTHLNDGGKLPERSAVNNANAYLGAPYGIYGTADGYIAIAMNPVVRLGELLECPPLVNYTDPQRLFSGRDEIKSILRDHLRTRKTNEWLKILEPADIWCADVLSWDRLLRHEGFQALKMVQTVARDNGAQLETTRCPIRIDGEIYKSGVGSPKIGEHNERIRKEFQL from the coding sequence ATGAAACCACTCTCAGGCTTAACCGTTCTCGATTTCAGTCAATTTCTGTCCGGCCCTTCGGCCGCATTGAGACTGGCGGACCTCGGAGCGCGCGTCATCAAGATCGAACGGCCGGATGGCGGCGACTTATGCCGCAGGCTGTACATTTCGAATCTGGAGCTGGACGGGGACAGCACGCTGTTTCACTCGATCAACCGCAACAAGTTGAGCTATTCTGCGAATCTGAAGGATCCCGCTGATCTGGAGGCCGTTCGCGGGCTGATCGCGCAAGCGGATGTGCTCATCCAGAACTTCCGTCCCGGCGTAATGGAGAAGATCGGTCTGCATTATGAGGCGGTTAAGCAGATCAATCCGCGAATCGTGTACGGTCTTGTAACCGGATACGGCAAGGAAGGGCCCTGGAAGGATAAGCCGGGGCAGGATTTGCTCGTTCAAGCTTTGTCCGGCTTAACATGGCTGAGCGGCGATGCCGATCAAGGTCCCGTGCCGTTCGGACTGTCCGTGGCGGATATGATGGCGGGGGCCCACCTGGTCCAAGGGATACTCGCCTGCCTCGTCCGCCGCGGGGTCACCGGGGAAGGCGGCCTCGTTGAGGTAAGCCTGCTCGAATCGATCCTGGACGTACAATTTGAGGTGCTCACGACACACCTAAACGACGGGGGCAAGCTTCCGGAGCGCAGCGCCGTGAACAATGCCAACGCCTACCTGGGCGCTCCCTATGGGATCTACGGAACGGCTGACGGGTACATCGCCATCGCCATGAACCCCGTCGTTCGGCTCGGAGAGCTGCTCGAATGCCCGCCGCTTGTGAACTATACGGATCCGCAGCGGCTCTTCTCCGGGAGAGACGAGATCAAGAGCATACTGCGTGACCATCTGCGCACGAGGAAGACGAACGAGTGGCTGAAGATCCTTGAGCCGGCCGATATCTGGTGCGCGGACGTGCTCAGCTGGGATCGGCTGCTGAGGCATGAAGGCTTCCAGGCGCTGAAGATGGTTCAGACGGTTGCCCGCGATAACGGGGCTCAGCTTGAGACAACGCGCTGCCCGATCCGGATCGACGGGGAAATCTACAAGTCCGGCGTCGGCTCACCGAAGATCGGGGAGCATAACGAACGGATCCGCAAGGAATTTCAATTGTGA